One Fuerstiella marisgermanici DNA window includes the following coding sequences:
- a CDS encoding HPr family phosphocarrier protein has protein sequence MAHRNGLHLSPITMLVKQASQFTSDIKISFNGKAASAKSALELMLLGATHGAELTIEAEGSDAGAAITAVSHILETEPESTP, from the coding sequence TTGGCGCACCGAAATGGTCTGCATTTGTCGCCCATTACGATGTTGGTGAAGCAGGCGTCGCAATTTACGTCTGACATCAAAATCTCCTTCAACGGGAAGGCGGCGAGTGCCAAATCTGCGTTGGAGCTGATGCTCTTGGGGGCAACCCACGGCGCTGAGCTAACGATTGAAGCAGAAGGCAGTGATGCTGGCGCCGCCATTACGGCGGTTAGCCATATTCTGGAAACAGAACCGGAATCCACTCCGTAA
- a CDS encoding PTS sugar transporter subunit IIA, with the protein MKLTDFVVQKAIIPNLKATSKEDVIREMVAGLKDAGSIKAEDEEAVVAAILKREELGSTGIGNGVAVPHTKHPSAEELVATVAVSRTGVDFSSLDGEEVFILFLLVSPPDRPGDHLRGLENISRHLRGQDFCNFLKQSSTAKDVWELLSEADNSDEEEEE; encoded by the coding sequence ATGAAGTTGACAGACTTTGTCGTTCAAAAGGCGATTATTCCCAATTTGAAAGCGACCTCGAAAGAGGACGTGATTCGGGAAATGGTGGCTGGCCTGAAGGACGCAGGCAGCATCAAAGCAGAAGATGAAGAAGCAGTCGTTGCCGCCATTCTCAAACGAGAAGAGCTTGGTTCGACTGGAATCGGTAATGGCGTTGCAGTGCCTCACACTAAACACCCATCGGCCGAAGAGCTTGTGGCGACAGTCGCTGTGTCGCGTACGGGGGTGGATTTCTCCAGCCTTGATGGCGAAGAAGTATTCATTCTGTTCCTGTTGGTTTCGCCACCGGATCGTCCCGGAGACCACCTGCGTGGCCTTGAGAATATCTCACGGCATCTTCGCGGGCAGGACTTCTGCAACTTCCTGAAGCAGTCCAGCACCGCAAAGGACGTTTGGGAACTGCTTTCTGAAGCAGACAACAGCGATGAGGAAGAGGAAGAATAG